The DNA region ATTGACTTTATgagatttcttttttttttcttggcgCTTGCTTCAGGGTAATAAATGAACTTAGAttccaatttagatttagaagTCGATCTCTCTCTCTTCCAAGCTATtaatcccacatggtggtgggGTCAGCTTTCCTTGTCAGCCGCTTCCACTTCGCCCTATCCTTGACGTCGTCTTCGGACACTCTGCACTCAGCCATATCTTTTAGCACTACGTCCCTCCATCTTGTCTTCGGTTTTCCTCTGCCTCTCTTACCGGGGATGGAGAACCGTAGTGCTTTTCCAACGTAGTCTGGTGGTCTTCTCcctacatgcccataccatcgCAGCCTACTTTCCTGCATTTTGTCCGCGATGTCGCGTACGCCCAGGCTGTCTCGCACGTACTCGTTGCGGATCCTATCGAGCCTGGTGACGCCGCACATCCATCTCAGCATCTATCCATCTCAGATTTAGAAGTCGAtataataagtaaaaaaaacgtTTGCACCACACCAAGGTACCTATAAGGTtctcttgattcttcgaaaacggatagaAAAATTGCACTTTATCGTAAAGAGTGCAGTGCAATTTAATTAGTATAAATGTTTACTTGATGTCTAGAAAAAATTACctgataaattaatatattaataaagattaatgaatcatgaatatttaataaataaatggatttgatttagtttgatagttagtaggtattttattcgtgttggtgtggtgaaaaattttatgtttcactCGGTTAAAAAGTCCCGCGGCCCCGATAGGTCTAAGAAGCGAGgactggggcccgtttctcgaaaggccTTGTATAGGGAAcatgactgttcttaaaataaaatattttataccatgcacgaaataaagcatcagataattataagaaaaacatggacagaagttatttttaaatccaatttctatttaataagtcacatagaaatatataaagggactgaattgaccgtgacgtcactcaattcgatttcataattaattccatattagcaagtcgttcaaattcgttttgacagttcttaaaaagaagctgatttgactaggaggcaagtaccctattacaagtgcgcgaactgtcaaatcgtatgggttgtcatggaaacacacttgtaatacaaggcttgtacctttcggtTTTGAGAAACAGGCCATTGGACGTCGTGAGAGCAGGTAATAtatgcaagagaacaatctcacgcctaaggatgccgaagaccgggcgaagtggagaagactgagcaggaaaccAACCTCCCTGGCGcaaggccgggaaaacgctaagCTGAAGAAGACTCGATGGCAAAGTTTgattaaccttcgtgccttgaaaccatagcaacgctcaagattatTGGAATCTTTCATGTTGTATGAAATAAATTAAGCTCGCATGCATAAACCCATTCATATATGCAGATGAGGTCCAAGTCTAGAACTGCTAACTACTCCGAGATTACTTTGATAATTATTTAGTCTAGCTCAGAGCTGAACAGTGAATAATTAATGTGTTCCCCTCTAGCGAGAAActgttacttaattatatagTGAAATGTCCACAGTTCTAGTTACTTCAACAGATGCAATTCAATTTTCAAAAAGCCGAGAGATTACAAAATCTCTTACCACTACTCGGTAAATTAAACGCCTTTTTAGCGAGGCGCGTAACGGTTTATGctataggaggcaaatgagcagacgggtcgcctgatggtaagcgatcactgcgtGCAATGGAcatccgaaacaccagaagtgttggaggtgcgttgccagcGATCAAGATGAGTgaacgctcttttcttgaatgtttgaaggtcgtatcggtccggaaataccgcaaaTATTGCTGTTTTTCAAAATACACCTTATAATTAAATTCGTAAAAATTTTTATGCATTAGGTACTCTTccttttgtggataaaatgcaattttgctatctctTTTCGAAAAATCAAGAGTCTCTACCAGTTGTGTGTGGtgaaaaagatattttaaaaccTATTCACTCAGGTCTTCTCTAATCCTTAAGGACCAATAACTTATTCACCAAACATAATGCTTCTTGGTAAAAAGCACTCAACGTGAAGTTGTTCACACTGCATCCATATAACTATTCTTGCTTTTACGGCAACCAAGAGAAAAAGAAGTGATCCAAGTGAAACATAATATTAGTTATTTTATGtttccatgtttttttttttcatgtttgctccaaatattatgttttgtttttgtgtgcctAGATTTAAGATTCAAACATTCAAACACAATGTAATACCGTAAAACGTACTTTGCTCGCCCATGGGTAAATTTGGTAACTTTGCAccacctttaaattttaatatggtTTGATTGcttcaaaaatcaaaatgtatGTTTGGTTAGATGATTATTGAAATCCACCCTTATACACatatcaaaaaccggccaagagcgtgtcgggccacgctcagtgtagggttccgtagttttccgtatttttctcaaaaactactgaacttatcaagttcataacaattttcctagaaagtctttataaagttctacttttgtgatttttttcatattttttaaacatatggttcaaaagttagaggggggggacgcacttttttttcctttaggagcgattatttccgaaaatattaatattatcaaaaaacgatcttagtaaacccttattcatttttaaatacctatccaacaatatatcacacgttgaggttggaatgaaaaaaaatatcagcacccactttacatgtagggggggggtaccctaataaaacattttttccattttttatttttgcactttgttggcgtgattgatatacattttggtaccaagtttcagctttctagtgctaacggttactgagattatccgcggacggacggacggacggacggacggacggacggacggacggacggacggacggacggacggacggacggacagacagacatggcgaaactataagggttcctagttcactacggaaccctaaaaaagtgtcaaataaaaaaaatacactacaagcaaaaaaaaacttttttttggtTTACAGGCGTCATACAAAAGATACTGGTATATAAGTACAAAATATTGCGGAACAATTGAATCACATAGCGATAGGTGCACCCAGAcatagttttctgtatttttatttggtctgaCGTAGTACGCTAGTGCGTAATTAAAATGTTACAGCTTCTTAGGTTTAATGATTTATCGGATGCCGCTATTCGATTGAGCAGTAGAACTGATTTCTAAAAACTACATTCTAAACAGCAATGTTACCCAGACATCATACCATAATTTTAAACATTGGCAGTTGAAATTCGGGGAGGTCTTTTGtatatacaaatttaaataaatatattcctGCATATTGAATTTTGTCAAAAATCAATGAGTAAAAAATTTGGAGCAAATTTTGATGCAAAGTAGGCGTTTTACGGTAttgttattgaataaataaatatgaatatttgttttacaagggagcaGAGTTGTtctttaaccgcacgtgccaatattgatacccgagcaaacgAAGGCATAAAATCTTTTCGGGAGTGTAGTGAGTTGttcgaaaagtggaatcttgagcgttgcgagggtttcaagacaATCAAGAcacaaaggttaaacaaactacCCGCCGaatgaaacacaaaattattcACCACTGCAATTCGAATAAAACACTAACTTTAAAATGAACACGCCTTATCGCCTTGACCAAAAGAGGTGTGTTCAGATACTTGTGAGCAACGACTGTACCCAGTAAGATATTAGCCGCCCTTACACAGTCACTCTATCGCGCTTTCCTTGGAGCATACAGGATATCGCGCGGTTATGCCTGTGCGCGGAATCGCGCACGATTGCATGTTGTTGGTTTTTAAGCTTCACGTTCTTTCGCGCGTGATTGCGCGTCAAAGTTTTTAAGAACGGAAAGAGCGTGCGTGTAAAGGCTAATCGTGCGCGATATACCGCGTGAATCTGGCGCGTGTGCACATGGATTCACACAGTTTTAGTGAAGTACGCGGTATTGGTATAGTCCACGAGCGTATGTCCGCCGTCTTGCGCGCGCGAATGAACGTACGTACGTGTAAAGACAACCTCAGCCACGCGATTGGGCGCCCACACTGGCAGACGCAATCGCACGTTCTTTCCCTTCCCCTCCCGCCATCTTTACACGCGCATTCTTTCTCACGCGATTGCTGTATCACGCGCGATAGAACGTATGTGTAGAGGCAGCTATTATATACCCTATATTTTCTCCAACATTAATATAAAGTGATGGATCACTCCCGCATAAACGTGTCCAATACATTTTTAACTGACACGACGCTAAGGATGTTTGAGTACGCTGAAGATGTATTAGCTCTTAAAAGATGGTTTACTATAAACTGGAGTTACTTTCAATCATCTGTTTTATGGTTTATtagggttttttttaatgttaacagaaacaaatgaaaatgaaatgccattcgattaTGAAATCTAATCAGTATAAGATAGAATATTTTGAAATGTCATGTGACACTATTAAGAATTAGCAACGATATATACCTTATTATTATGATGAGAGTGTTCAAAAATcgtttcattgtaatttccttAAGACAAAAGATTTAGAACGGGTCCCTCAAGAACATCGCTATTCATCAGAAAATCTTCAAGAATTAGGAGGctaattttttcaaagttgtccaccccactttttttttggatttgattttttttatgtggtttccactcagaattgccagctctttcaattctaataggagaaaaaaagtgtcccaaggtttttttcccattctgttaccattttttcatacattttttatggtggtaacggaatggaaggttcgaaaaaatgtgtgtaaatcttgggacattttttttctcatatcaggatcgaaagaccttgcgattctgagtatgaatcgcgtgaaaaatacccatgttacaaaaaacgtggggtggacaactctgaaaaaaatggcccaggagGAGGAGAAAATACCGATACAATATAATCGATTAGGTACTTCAAAATAGATAGTCAATTGATATGTTCTCGCGATCAAAATAAACCTAACCAATAAATGCCTACAAT from Leguminivora glycinivorella isolate SPB_JAAS2020 chromosome 14, LegGlyc_1.1, whole genome shotgun sequence includes:
- the LOC125233128 gene encoding uncharacterized protein LOC125233128, producing MLRWMCGVTRLDRIRNEYVRDSLGVRDIADKMQESRLRWYGHVGRRPPDYVGKALRFSIPGKRGRGKPKTRWRDVVLKDMAECRVSEDDVKDRAKWKRLTRKADPTTMWD